The genomic segment TTGTGAACATGAGGTCTTTATTCTGTTTGTTCTCAAAGCAGGGAAGAGCTGGTGCTGGAGGCTGGGCGAGCGTCCGGGAGGAGCTCCACACCCCATGCCCCTGTGCgagggcacaggcaggggagCGTCCCAGAGGGTGCTCTAGCTCCGGGCTAGGGCCGAAGGGAGGGCCCACCTGGGCAGCAGAGGACCTCAGCGGGCCAGGGCAAAGCCAATGCGATTGTTATGCCGGTCAAACTCCGTGTAGAACTTGCGGATGAAGCTggcccccaggacccagacaggcccgGTGGGCGGTGGGACATCCAGACCATGGAGGGCCAGGGTGCACAGGTCATCATTGCCATAGGGATCCTGACAGGAAGCAAGCGGGTTTCCCCCACTGCCCGCCACAttacttttcccctttccccttgcCTGATCCCAGCAGCTATCCTCAGCAacatcctcccttcctcccccaactaCTCCGGCCTCTCTTGCCCTTTCAACCCATCATGCATCCTCCTGGATGCAGGTACTGAGCTAGACACTGGGCAAACAATGCATCAGGCACAGTGCTACCTTCAAGAGCTTGCAGTCTGGCAGAACTTCTGACCCTAGGCAAGTTATTTAGCTGCCCTAAGTCTATTGAGTATAAAAGGGGGATAAGAGTAGAGGAGCATAGCATTACTGGGGGCAGTTGCCAAGAAGATGGAGACAAGGGGATGAGCACAGTGATTCCCAAACCTGGCTGCATGTTGGACTCCCCTGGGGAGTTGTGAAAAAAACACTGATGCCCAGGTTCCACCCCCGGAGGTTCTGATTTAATAGGTATGGGATGTGGCTTGTTACTGGGATTTTTTTAAGGACTTACttattgatttacttatttatgagagagagagagcgagtgtgtgtgcgtgcacacacaagacagaggggcagagggagagggaaggagaatctcaagcagactcatgctcagtgtggagcctgatgcagggcttgatctcacaaccccaagatcatgaccctgagatcatgaccccaagccgaaaccaagagtcagacacttaaccaacagcaccacccaggtgcccccttgttACTGGGATTTTTAAAGCTTCCAGGTGACTCTAACATGTAgctaagtttgagaaccactgatgtggCATAAGGCCTGGTCCCTTTTAGAGGGCCCCTGCCCACCTGTCCTCCCTATTGTTGAGGGGCAGCTTGGAGCCTCACCCGTAACACGTAGTCTGCGCTGGTAAGTGTGTAAGCTCGGCCTCCAAGGTGGAAGGAGATGTCGGGGAGTGTAGGCACCTGGTTACAGTTCACGACAtactgaggggaaggcagagggagccgTGTTGAGTGCAGGAAGTCCCCCAGCAGACACAGCCCCGTGCCTGTGGCTGGACCCCTCTGATGGAGGGGGCTGGGCACATGGCCTACCCCCTCTGGGGGATAAGCCACACATGGGAAGggtgagaggagaggaggggaaggccCAGAATGGCCCCATTTGGGACCTACAGCTTCTGGGGTAATTCTGGGACCCAGACCAGGTGGTGCTCCCCCGCTTTTGgtgcccccactcccccagcttctTACTTCATTTGTGCTCAGCTCCTTGGCCCCCAGGGTGTCCATGAGCAGCCTCAGGGAGCTGGTGGGACCCGAGATGTACGATGCACCAGTATCGACCACTACCATGCAGCCCTCCTCACAGACCACAGTGGCTGACCTCACAGACACCCTGGGGGAGGCCAGTCGGAGCGTCAGACAGACAGCAGGCTGATGGGACACCACCAGGCTGCATAGCTTCCCTGAATGAGGCGGTGACAGGAGGCCATGCTGGTGGTCCCGGGATGCACTGGAGGATGGGAAGGCGTGCGCTGGAGGAGGAAAggtgctgtcccctcccccagcacggGGCCTGGTGACCCACTGCCTCCTGTCAGTggactccctcccctctgctcttcgTATCTCCACGTTCCCCAGCCCTGGACAGAGAGCTCAGAGAGTAAATGTTGGCTGTGCCTCAGGAGAGAGTACAAGATGGTAAggctgccccttcccacccccacccccagcagcagcaTTTTTGGAGAGCGGGGAGAGTTGAGGGTTCCTGACCCTTTCATTTTGATCTGCCAGGAGCCAGTCTGGCTGACGCTCACGTAGTGGAAATTCCCTTGGTAATACTGGGGGTCGCTGCCTCCCAAGACAAGCTCTCCTCCGAGCAAGTGGGAATCCCTAGAGGAAAGATCAGAGCTCCTGAAGACCCATAACCTGGAGACCCAGCACCCCAGCAACAAGGGAAGTTGGGCAAGGGGACAGCGTGGGGCAGAGGAAGGCGGGAAGGGTGGCAAGGCTGGGAAGCTGCAGGAACACCACTTCTCCACCTTTCTCGCCCCTCCCCAAACCCAACCAGAGGGTTCAGCTGCACCCAATCGAGCATCCCCACAGAGAAGGATCTGGCACAAGGACAGTGAGTAGAAGGCAAGATGAGAGTTGGCCACACCCTCACTTGGGTTTGGGGAGCTGCAGGTTGAGCAAATGCATGGGTGGGGGGTGCTCTTGGGGACctgtggggtgagggtgggtaAGGGGCAGGAGGCAAACTGAAAGGAGGGGTGGACAACTTTGGCATCGGGCAGAGCCTGGGCCTGCAGAGGCGAGTTGGACTTGGTGGTGGTGTATGTGAATCTGGACCCGATGTTCAGGAGGGTCAGGGCCATGTGGGGGCGGGGGCTCAGCTCCTTACTTGGAATTTctgcagagaaagagacacagtagAGAGGAGGCCTATGTTTCCACTGAGCCTTACCAGCCTCTTCTTGGGCAGGGTGGGTATTATGCCCTCTTTTTACCTTTTAGGTGAAGTCACTTGCCTGAAGTCACGcaaggggtgggtggggtgagcGGAGCCGGGCTCCTGGTGCCCCTTCCACAGCTGACCCCCttgccttcctctcctccctgccgcACAACACCTCCCCCAGCTCAGGGCCTACCCTGGGGGGCTGGTTTCCCCTGTGCATGTGCGGGATGGGGCTCTCCAGCATCCGTGCGCGTGGGGGTTTGGCACATGCTCTGCGGGCACGCGCACGTCACCGCCCTCGTTCAGAGGCATGTGCGCACACCAGCCCCCTCAGCCCTGCTCCCAACACTGCAAGATCCCTCTGACGTGCCCTCCTCCTTGTCCCAGGGTCAAGGAAGAGGCAGGCCCTCTTCCCAACAAGGCCCTTCTTCTTCCCGCCTGTGGGATTCTCCTCCCTCCCGTGGCCTCCAGGCTCCTGTGCCCTCAAGGATCTTCTTTCTTCCACAGTTTCAATCTCTCGCTTTCCATTGGCTTCTTCCTCCACCTACAAGCAAGCTCGGGCCTCCCCTAGCATTTCCAAacaccctcccttctccctgcatCTCCACCTGCACGCCCTTCCTGACATCTCCTTCCCTGTCGAATCTCTCAGGGCATTCTACATCTGCCCTCACCTCCTGACACCCACATCTACCTCTCAACTGCTGGTCATCTGGCCATGCTCCACCTCTAAAAGCTCTGTCAGAGACTGCCCCGGATACAGGGCCCGTTGGTGGCCTTTGCTCAATgccttgcattttcttttctcccttttaccTGTATGATTTCTCTGCGCCCTGACCCTCCCCTCCACTAGCCTTATGTTCCTTCCCTTAGGATCCCTCGCGTCTAGCTCTTACTGTCTTTCCAAACCCAGCAGCCTGGGGCAGATTACAGCCTGCTCAGCAGCTGACAAGGGCTTCCCCCAGCTGACAAGGGCTTCCCCCAGGCTGGTTGAACTCCACATAAGCTCAGCCCAGACACCTATGGGGTTCAGCCCCCCCGCTCCCTGTTGCTGCTCATCATGTTGTGATGTTTCTCGTCTTCCTTCCAGACCATAGGCTCTGTGAGTGAAGGGACTCTGTCTTGTACACCGTGTTCATGGCTGCACCCCAGAACCTCCCACGGTGCTTGGCACGTAAGCacccaatatttgttgaatcaatgagggagcaaataaatgaaggcattaatgaatgaatgaagtcagCTTTCTGTGTGAGCGGGTCATGGGCCCCTCACAGTAATGCTTTACTTTCCATTACCCCCACCCTGCATTTTCGTCTTGTTCTAGAGCAGTGCTAATAGAACTTTCtataatgatggaaatgttctatatttctACTACCCAGTATGTAGCCACTAGTCATGTGGctgctgagcacttgaaatgtggctagtgtgactcaggaattgaattttaaaaaatttttaattaatttaaatgtaagtgATGGTTTCCATATTGGGTAGTGGAGCTCTGCATATGGACTGAATACCACTTAATCATGAACACATCAAAATTCCAGTCCCAACTCTCCTGCTCTCCcagctctcctgcctctccccccctgcCCCGCACCCCCCGCCTCGGCCCCTCGAGTCCCAGGCTCACCTGCTGTAGTAGACAGAGAAGACATCCTCCTTTAGCACCCCCTGGGAGAGGATATGATCAAAGACGGGGGTGACCCCGCCAACAGCCTGTGCGGGGAAGCCCATGCCCAGAACCCCATCAAACTTGGCCAGCATGAAGGGGATCAGGGGCAGCTCTGTGACCTCTCCAAACGTCTGTGTCACTGTGATGCCGCCCACCTGTGGGAGGAAGGACCGGAGGAGACCAAGCCTACTGCCCCATTCCTGCCCAGGGTCTAGTCTAGGGCCCACATGCCCTAGGGTGGAGCCATTTGGGATGAGACCATTTCATCAATCtccgccccccaccaccacataTCCTCTCTTCTAATACTCATGCAGGCGGTGGGGGTCCAGAGAGAACCGGGGCTGCCCTGggactgggaggggcagaggctgagagGGCAGGACTGCCAGGAAGTAACAGAAAAGGCTCCAGGAGCTCCCACACGCCTCCCCAGGGGCCCAGCTTCTACACGGGCAGGACTGGGCCTCCGTTCCCCAGCCCCACTGTGGGTAAGGATTTCTTCAGCCCAGCCAGGCTTTCTCCCCCGGTTTCACAGACAAGGGGAGGGTAAGGAGTCCTACTGATTTGCTCTTGCATTCCACGTGTACCCCTGCCATAACTCTGACAGAAGCTGGAGAAACCCCAGAATGAGAGGGTCAGGTGCaaaccaaatgaaaaagaaaaccaagcccTGGCCTTAATCCCAAACTTTAACCTCAGCTGTGACCTTAAAACCTATGCCTGACCCTAAAACTAACTCTGACCCTAATGTCACCAGTACCGCTGACCCTGCCTTGGACCCTGATTTCAGTCTGGGGTCTGGTTAAGAAGAGCCCAGTCAGagctgggtgacctcaggcaggtTAGCCGACTGCAGGCTGCAGGGCTCAGGACGAGCTCTCCCGTGAGCTCAATGTAAAAGGCTCCATAAATCACCCAGCGTGGAGCCAGGAGCTCAGGTTTGCTGTGTCCCAGGCACTGCAGCTTTGCGTCACCAGCCCGTGGCAGGCGGCGGGGCAgggttcctcccctccccaggctccaaGGTGGGCTGAACTATACCCTCCTCAAGTATGGGCCCTCAAGTGGCAGAAGATGTTTGGGGACAGGAAGGGCAGGGGTCAGATGACCTGGGGCACTCCCACTTACAGTCACCATGTCCTGGCTCAGGAAGCCTTTGACCTTCCCAGTTCCATAGTGGATGGTGAATGCTGTCCCGTTCTCCATGTAGCTGGAGGATTCCGAGGAGTCATAGAGGCTGTGAATCTCTGGCAGAGGGACATAGGCTCAGGTCTGTCCAagaggggcctgggcaggggggcTCGGAGGAAGGTGCCTTGGGCGTATGGTCCTGGTGGTTGAGGGCTTaggtgcaggggtggggtggcCCTGAGGCTGGAGGCTTGAAAATGTGTTTCATCAATCAAGGACTGTGTTTCTTGGGTCCCTGTCAGGTGTCCATTATCTGTGAGAATTTTGTCTCAAATGAAGCATTTCAAAGTAATTTCTAATACAGGGATGAGGAAAAGATTCTGGTCCCAGTAAGCAGTCACTAAAAGGTTGTTGACTAAGGAAAGGGGTAGGAGACCCTAAGTGCCTGGGTGGGTCTGAGAATTCAGTCCTCTCCCAATCTCAGGAAAGGGGAGGAATGGCCTTGTGGGTGGGCTGGGGACTCTTCCTGCTTGCCATTTTCCCTTGGTGGTCATATCAGGAAAATGGGAGACATTTTCGTCTCTCCTCTTGGGGACAGTGGGaacaggggcagagaggagatAGCTCTGATGGTGGCACAGGGTGTGAGGCAGGACTGGCCAGgcgtggagggggcggggggagagggaccACGGGCTGTGCAGAGACGGGGGGCTTACCACAGGCCATGTAGAGAGGGCTGCACTTGGTGGAGGGCACCCAGAGGTTGGCTGAGCCCGTGTCAAAGATGACTTtgaaggtctggggtggggtgcCGATGCCGATCTCGCCATAGTACTGCGTCTGTGGGCGGGGGGAGGAAAGAGGCGGCCGAAGGGGCTGAGGAGCCTTGTGGTTTTGCCTGATACCCCTCTGGCACTTGGGGTGAGATGGGGTAGATCGCACAGCCTCTCTGGGTTTCCATGTTCCGGCAGGGCCTGGGTGGAAGGCTGAGCACCATCTTAGGACTTCCCAGGAAGTGAGACGAGagggcaaaataaaaatactgaaaatgaaacAGGGAGGTGCCCCACCTCTAGAGGGGCTACTGACGTGATCAGCAGTCAAGCTGTGCGTTGCCCGGTCACAGAAACCTGCCCCTGAGGTCACGTACCCGTGCTGCCCACCAGGGACACCTCAGCTCGAGGCCCAGAGCCTGGATTCCTGCGTTCCCAACCTAACTCTGCCTCTGGGCTCCTTTCTGCCCTCTGTGCTTCTGCCTTCCCTGCTCTGAAATGGGAATTTTACAGGTTGCCCAGTGTGTCTCAGGATCTCTGTCAGAGACAGTGTGGAAAGAGCACAGAAAGCCTTGGGCCCAAGAGAGAAAGGAGATGGAGGAGCAAAGCCCCAGCGGGGCACTCACATCCAGGTAGTTGGTGAGGACCACGGGCGAGGTGCTGTTGCCAAAGGAGAATCTCTTGGCGAACTGGCTCCACTCAGCACCAAGCCTGGCCACATCCACGCCTCGCTCCTTCAGGCTTTCCCGGATGGAGGGCATTTTCTGGAGGAAGATCCTGGTCCAGGGTGAAGGAGGGAAAAACCAGAAGAGCTCTGCACTCCCCCATATTAATGGTGGGGTCCCCGAAGCTTCTAGTACAACTCTCCCTAACCTCGCCCAGACACCGAAGCATCGCTCTTGTGCTCTAAGGCCTCTCAAGGAGAATTTGCAAGCCTCCTCAAGCCAACTGCACTGGAATGAAATAATCCTCAATGCACTTCCTTCTGCTGTCTGATTTTGATCCCTGTCACTACAAAGCCGTTCGTGCGTTCCTTCTCTCATGCCATAGTTACATGCCGAACACTTACTCTCTGCCCGCACTACCCTGGATGCTAGAGATGGAAAGCTAAAGATCATCACTGCCTTCAGGGAGCTCCAGCAGGCGGGGAGcccgaggaggaagaggaggacacCCAGCAATGACATCCCCTCTAAGAGGACGACTGGCGCGCTCCCCTCaaggctgggcagggggaggcagtGCCGCGGGAGGCCTGTAGGTGGCAGCAGGCACCCACAGCAGCCTGCAGGGGCTCCGGATGCCAGGCCTGGGCTGCGGGcgggagcagggggtggggtggggagagcagccAGCATCCCCAGAGGGCCCGTGCCCCCTGCCCTTGGAAAGATGTGCCTTCTTGAGCCTGAGTCCCAGTCCTTCAGCTTCTTTCCCTAACACCTGCCCCTCACCTTCGGGAGACAGAATTAAAGACACTGGGAGTGGGGGGTAAAGCAGACCAAGCTGCCCCCTGGTGAGCGCCAAACACCACACTCGCCCCTACGTAGCCCTCAGGAGGCCATCGTTGTCCTCCCTCTatgatgaggaagcagaggttcGCAGGGATCTGGTGACTCAGAAAGGACGGAGCTTGGATTCAAAACAGTGTGTCTAGTCATGTTCCCCAGAGAGCGTCCCCAGGGCTCCCATGTGAAGGCTCTTCAAGGaagccttggggggggggtgtccctaGCTGTTGGCCAGGGGGTCCCGGGATTGCAGCCCAATTTATGGGGAAACTATCTTCCTTTCTAGCTGCTCGCCTACTTATAGTGTCCTTTCCTGCTCACGCCCGGCACTCCCGGACCCCATCGTGCCCACGGACCCCAGTGCAGCTTTCCTGCTAGCCAGGGTCCTATCTTAATGGACATGACTTGTCATAGTCATGTCACCGTTTACTGTTCACAAAGTAGTTTCACAATTATGATCTTATTCTCAGCCATCCCATGGGGGGGTGggtgattattcccattttacagacaggaaaatggaggggcagagaaggcctGATCCCAAAGAGGGTGCATTCTCTACCACTTACCCTGAACAGCCTCTGCTCTGGACCTTTACTTTTACCATTCTCCTCTCAGAAAgtcccttccccccacaccccacctctgCTTGGGTCCCCACTTCATCTTCCCTGGGGCGCTCCCAGCCGGCAGCGCACGCACAGCCTCACGCTCATGGAGGTGGTGCCGTCTGGTGGTGAGGACGCGGCACTTGTGGGCACATGCTTAAATCCCTTATTACTGTGTGATTCGGATCAacttacctaacctctctgggccttttgTGAGCCCCCATGAGCTCCTCTATGAAATCAATGTGCAGATCAAACAAGCTGCCCACTGCTCAATAAATGGAAAGTGTGTGTGCGAGAGGCTAGGAAAGCACCCTGAGAATGGGGTCCTGTGTTCAGATCTCCCAAAGTACCTTGCATGGCGCTGCGCACATAGTAGGTGGTAACATTTTGTGTTTCAAAAGCCTCTTTCTCCACTCCTGGCCCAaccccttcttcttttctttttaaagagatcaAGGGAGAATGTTTTTACCTTGCTCTGCCTttaccctgggggtggggggtgggggctgcgcCCAGGCACACTCTCACCCCACACCCCTACCCGAGCAGTTACCCTCTGGGAGCCTCTCACACGTGACCTCCCTGAGCGTCGGGggtcctcacctgtaaaatgggactgcTGGGTTGTTGGGAAGAGGTTCTGAGATACGTGGAAAGATCCTGTGAAATCCTAGGCATGTTACAGGCTTAGCAACTATAACCGTTGTTGAAACCTATCCTCTtccgggcacctggctggcttagtctttagaacatgtgactcttgatctcagagttgtgagttcaagccccacgtggggtgtagagattccttaaaggtgagatctttaaaaaaaccaaacaccccACCCTGCCTTTTTACCTTGAGGTCTTCTcgttccccctccctccccacctgaaACCCTTTCTCCTCGAGGTCGTCATCGTCCTTCTTCTCCCCCCTCTGCAGCCTTAATGAACCTAGTGAACTTAATGAGTCCAGTTCCCACAGGGCCTGGCCCTGGATGGGGGTGCTAGTTCggtcttcctcctccctcctctgggctGCCTTAAGCCTTTCTTTTAACACGGGTGAGGGGACGCAGCCTGGAGAACTAACACCCGCTGGTTTTTACTGCATGTTGGTATCACGCTGAGAGCTTTACATACgttatctcattaaatcttcaAAGCAGATCTGTGAAGTAGGTGCTGTTATTATCTGTTTTAAGAACGATAAACGGAGCCCtccagaggttaagtaacttggccgAGCTTTCAGAGCTAGTCAGGTCTGCTGCTGGGGCAGGATTTAAACCAAGACAATGTAACTCTAGAAGGCTTGTATCCAACCACTATATATATTGTTCTTCCTTGGTAGGCTTCCCCATAGCACCCCCTCCTTAATAATTaggctgtgagctccttgagaacaAGGGGTAGGTCTTAATCATCTCCTCAGTGCCTCGCCTGGTGAGCTGAGCAGGAGCAAAAGCTTTGGGCAGAGATCAGATGACATGGCTTTTCGGCCCGGGTCGTGTGCCGCTATTGACCGTAGGACACTGGCGAGTCACCTCTCTGAATAGGACGCACCTCCCTGCCCAGCTGGTCGTGGAGACTGGATGACGTCCCCTATCTGGAAGCCAGGGGTGTCAGGAAGGTGGGAACCCCCGTGCCCCCGCCACCCTCGCAGCCCAAGTTACCGTCCAAAGGCGCCAGTGTCCGCAGGGAGACCGCGGACGCAAGCACCCCAGAGCACCAGCAGGAGTCCCCAGCGAGGCGTTCTGCTCCTTCGGTCCATGGTCGGCCTGGGTGCTCGGCGCTCTCTGGGATCCCCTGAAGCCTTGCGGCTCCCAGAGCCCTTCTCCTTTTATGCGCTCCGCACTTGGGATGGTCGTGATTTTGCTCTGCCCGGATTTATGATCCTGGGGCAGATGGAGGGCAGCCAGTAATAAATCCCCCCAGGGGATGGGGCTAGGTGGGTGAAGGGTGACCAGGGTTCGACGCAGAGCCGAGGAGCCAGGGGAAGAAGGGCTGTGGGAAAGCAATACTGTGCCCCGTGACACCAGCGACCCCATCTCGGCCTGGCCCTGCGACCCCTGACTGGGCAGAGGCTGATGAGAAACGGCCGTGTTCAGGAACACGGTCAGGGCCCAGACAGGCACAAAACCTAGGTTTCCCACCTCCCAGCCAGACTCCCCCCTCCATAGCCTTCAAGCTCCATCCTCTGCATTAACCCTGGCTGTGTCCCTGACTGGCCTCTCCCATGCTGCGTCTCAGTTCCCTTCTGGAACCTGGGTGACTTTTTCGTGGGAGAGCCAGACCTGGGGCCCCTGGGTCTGGTCTCCCaactcctccttcccttccagctTGGCCCTGAGTCCCTTCCAGGTCCTGTCTCTGCCGCCTTCCCTTTTCCTTGCAGTTTAGAGTCTGGGCCAGCTGTCCGTACACACACCTGGGCCCTAAATCCCAGGATTGGTGCTATTTATTCAGCCTCCGATGTCTTCTCCTGGCTGTTCCCTGCTCATTCTTCCGCGTGCATTTCAAATATCACCACCTGCTCCAGGCAGCAGGCCCTGATTCAGCCTGGAACTGACTGCCTTCTGCTGTGGGCTTCCACTGAGCGAAGCGAGCTCTTCCAGGAGAGCGCGGACCTCAGCTGTCCCCTATCAGAGTTACCTCTGTAGACGTGTGTCTGCCTCTTGCCCAAAGGGGTGCTTAGCACTTATCAAATGAGTGAACTGGGGAACTGGCTCTGGGCTCATTGTCGGGGACCTGGGTTCTGGTTTTGACTCTACCACGAACTTGCTATGTGACGTCGggcccctctcttcccctctctgggcctcagtctttaAATCTGTAGCACGAGACAGGGCTGGATGGCCCCGAGGGTGCGGACACTCTAGTGTTCTGTTCTTTGCTGCTCTCTGCACCAGCTGGGAGCAGTGAAGACTTAGAGGAGATGGGGTGCTGGTgcggctcagtcggtagagcatctgacccttgatctcagggtggtgtgTTCAAGGCCCACTTTGgtcgtggagcctacttaaaagaaaaaaacaaaagacttagAGGAGCTAATCTCTGTTACTAATGTGTTGGCTAATGCATATGTTTGGTCCTCTGAGATTTTAACACTCTCACCAAACGATGGGAGGATCTGGTGTTTCCTGGTGTAGACTCTTATCGGAGAATTTTCAGGCACTGTGGCTGGCACTGAGGGAAGTATCTGGGGGCAGGGGCAAACTTTTTTAAACCCCTCAGAATTGGGGATCTGTCTTGGCAGattgaaagaatatttattaagcattccTATAGGTCTTGGTGCTCTTCATTAGATAATATTCATCGagcatttattatttgtcagatgcttttctaGACGCTGGGATCGCAAaggtgacaaaaataaataacatttccaCTCTTGTGGATCCCACATGTGTAGGAGAGATAGATTATCATCACAACATGAatgtaaaataatgatgatgaccaGTAAGTTAGGGGGCTCCAGGAAGGCATCTCCAAAGAAACGACACTTGAGTTGTGATCTGAAGGCCACGTAGGCAGGCAATGAATAgctggagagggaaagaaatggaGTCCCGATATgggcagcatgtgcaaaggccctgtggtgagAGGAAGC from the Halichoerus grypus chromosome 7, mHalGry1.hap1.1, whole genome shotgun sequence genome contains:
- the REN gene encoding renin; protein product: MDRRSRTPRWGLLLVLWGACVRGLPADTGAFGRIFLQKMPSIRESLKERGVDVARLGAEWSQFAKRFSFGNSTSPVVLTNYLDTQYYGEIGIGTPPQTFKVIFDTGSANLWVPSTKCSPLYMACEIHSLYDSSESSSYMENGTAFTIHYGTGKVKGFLSQDMVTVGGITVTQTFGEVTELPLIPFMLAKFDGVLGMGFPAQAVGGVTPVFDHILSQGVLKEDVFSVYYSRSSDLSSRDSHLLGGELVLGGSDPQYYQGNFHYVSVSQTGSWQIKMKGVSVRSATVVCEEGCMVVVDTGASYISGPTSSLRLLMDTLGAKELSTNEYVVNCNQVPTLPDISFHLGGRAYTLTSADYVLRDPYGNDDLCTLALHGLDVPPPTGPVWVLGASFIRKFYTEFDRHNNRIGFALAR